The genomic region CGTGCAGGCCAACGTTATAGGCCGAGCCCTTATGATCTGCATGGAATAGGGGTGACCATCGAGCTTAGTGTAGTTCAATTTCAAGACCTGCCAGGTTTGTTGCGTACTTTTCATACAAACAGGGAAAAATGATCATGTGTTCATATTCCAGAATTGCTTAAGGCGCCGGCGATAATGATTCCCTTGTTATAGAGAAGGAGCTTACGTATGATTGGCGCGGCCACGAAGGCTTAGAAACAAAACATGGAGACATCATTTTGAAAAAAATTCTTATTGCATCATCATTGGTATTGGCTGGCGCGCTGTCAGGCTGTAGTTCACTGAACGTTAGCTCCAACTCTATGCCGATTACTGCTCCGCTGCAGACCGACATCAAAGTTGATGTTGAAGTTGGTGAGAAAATCACTGGTAAGGCTTCTGTAACTAAGATTCTGTTCTTTACCATTGGCAGTGACAAGCAGTTTTCTGACGGTGTTTCTTACGGCGGCTCTGGCGGTGGTTTAGCTCTGCCTTTCGGTGACCCAGTTGCTAAAGCGAAATCTGCAGCAGCATACAAGGCTGTTACCGCTTCTGGCGCAGACATCATTGTGGCTCCACGTTACACCGTTGAAACTGAAGACTTCGTAGTTTTCGGAACCATCAACGTAACGGTTGAAGGCTACAAAGGCACTATCAAAAGCATCAAGTAATTAGCTTTTGATTTGCTGTTTTTAAAAAAGCCGGAGTACGTAAGTGCTCCGGCTTTTTTGTGCCTTCAGATTGCTGGTCAGCCACCCAAATAGGCGTTCTGCACGTCCGGATTGGCCAGCAAATTCTTACCTGTGTCATGCAGACGGATTTTTCCCGTCTCCAGCACATAACCCCGATCGGCGAGATGCAGTGCTTTGTGGGCGTTCTGCTCCACCAAAAACACCGTAATGCCTTCATCCCGCAGATGACCGATGATTTCGAAAATTTGCTTGATGATCAGCGGAGCCAGCCCCAGAGAGGGTTCATCCAGGATGATCATGGTGGGGCGGCTCATAAGGGCTCGCCCGATCGCCAGCATCTGCTGTTCGCCGCCAGACATAGTGCCCGCGCGCTGAAGTTCGCGTTCTTTCAAACGCGGAAAGAGTTCATACACATGAGCTTGGCTTTTGCGGATCTCGGATTTGGTGTTGAAGAACCCGCCCATGTGTAGGTTTTCTTCAACTGTTAGACCAGAAAATATGCGCCGGCCTTCGGGCACTATCGCCAAACCAGAACGCATGATCTGTGCGGTGGGTTTGTTGGTGATATCCTGACCTTCCAGGATGATGCGACCCGAACTGGCCTGCGGAGTGCCGCATACGGTCATCAGCAGAGTCGTTTTTCCGGCGCCGTTGGCCCCGATCAGCGAGACAATTTCACCTCGGTTAACCTCAACAGAAACCCCGTGCAGGGCCTCAATTTTTCCGTAATGGGTGTGGACATCTTCTAGTACAAGCATGCTCATGTTTAGGCCTCGCCCAGGTAGGCTTTGATCACGTCGTCGTTATGGCGGATTTCTTCGGGTGTGCCACAGGCCAGGGGCTTGCCCTGGTTGATGACGTTGATCCGGTCTGAAATATCCATTACCAGGCTCATGTCGTGCTCAATTAATACCACGGAAACGTTGTAGTCCTCTTTTAGGCTCACAATAAGCTGGTTGAGTTCTTTGGTTTCCGCCGGGTTCAGGCCGGCCGCCGGTTCGTCGAGCATCAGCAGTTTTGGTTCGGTAACCATGCAGCGTGCTATTTCAAGCCGCCGCTGTTGGCCGTATGCCAGGTTGCCTGCATCTCGGTTAGCTAGGTCAAGAAGGCCGACACGCTCCAGCCAGTAAGCAGCGCGATCCAGTGCTTTCTGCTCCCGTACCCTATAATTGGGAGTGTTCAGAAGACCCGCAAGCATGTTGGTGTTGAGATGGCGGTGCTGAGCCACAAGCAGGTTTTCCACAACCGACATCTGAGTGAACAGACGAACGTGCTGAAAGGTTCTCACCATGCCCAGCCGGGAAATCTTGTGGTCCGGCTTGCCCTGCATTTCTTTGCCTTCGAAAAGGATCTTGCCGCCGGTAGGCTTGTAAAAACCGCTCATGCAGTTGAATACGGTGGTTTTACCGGCCCCGTTGGGGCCAATGATGGAGACGATTTCCCGTTCCTGAACGTCCAGTGAAACCTTGTCTACCGCAAGCAGACCGCCAAAGCGCATGGACAGATTTTGTACTTCAAGCATTGTCTGTCACTCCTGCTTGTGCAATTTGATATGAATACGGCGCATCGGCAACATGCCCTGTGGACGCCAGACCATCATCAAGACCATGGCGGCACCAAAAATTAGCATGCGATATTCAGAAAATTCCCGTGCCAATTCCGGCAAAATGGTCACCGCAATGGCCGCCAGTATCACGCCAAGCTGTGAGCCCATGCCGCCCAGAACCACAATCGCCAGAATGATGGCGGATTCAAGGAAGACAAAGGATTCCGGGCTGATAAAGCCTTGTTTGGAAGCAAACACGGTGCCTGCGAAGCCAGCAAAGAACGCACCAATGGTGAAGGCAGAGAGCTTAACTGCCGTGCGGCTGAGACCCAGCGAGCGGGCTGCGATTTCGTCTTCCCGCAACGCTTCCCACGCACGTCCTACCGGCATGCGCATGAAGCGCCGAATGATCAGCGCTGTTATCACCGCAAGCACCAGGGCGATCAGGTACAGAAAGATGACTTTGTGCTCACCGCTGTATGCAATGCCAAAGGTTTCATGGAACGACGTATTGCCTTCTTCCTTTACCCGGCGGCCAAACTCCATACCAAACAGAGTGGGGTCGGGAATGCCACCTATGCCATTTGGGCCACCGGTAACGCTTGTCCAGTTATTCAGCAGGATGCGAATGATTTCGCCAAAGCCAAGGGTGACGATGGCTAGATAATCCCCGCGCAAGCGCAATACCGGAAAGCCCAGCAACAGGCCGAACAGCCCGGCAAGCAAAGCCCCTAATGGCAAAGCCATCCAGAACGAAATGCCTGTGTACTGTGATAATAGGGCAAAGGTGTAAGCGCCAACCGCATAAAAAGCCACGTAGCCGAGATCCAGCAAGCCAGCGAGGCCGACCACCACGTTAAGGCCCAGCGCCAGCATGATGTAAATCAGCACCAGTGTGGCCAGATCCACAGAACCCCGTGAAACGAAAAATGGCCAGAACAGGGCGAGCACGACGAGCCCGGTCATGACCCAAAATTCCAGCTTTACCCGCTTGGATTGCTCCATGGGCTCTTTTTTTGCGAGAGGATTAAGCTTCGGTAGCGTGCCCAGCGTGCCCCGCATGCCCATAAGCGAATCACGGAACGCTTGGAACACAAATACCGAAACGGCGGCCAAAGCAATGGCAATGTACGTTGAGGTTGTGGCTCCGGTGAGCGTGATGTTGACGCCCTCGGCTTCCAGATTGAGCCCGAGAATCGGGACAGAAATAATCAGCGTGATAATTGCACAGAACAGCGCGTGTCTATAATTGTTAGCAGCCATTAGATCTTTTCAACCTCCGGTTTGCCGAGCAGGCCGGTGGGTTTAAACAGCAGAATGAGGATCAACAAACCGAAGGAGACGACGTCTTTATACTCACCGCTGAGGTAGCCCGAAGTCAGGCTTTCAGACACGCCGAGAATCAGGCCGCCTAGCATGGCACCGGGAATGCTGCCAATACCGCCGAGTACGGCAGCCGTAAAGGCCTTGAGGCCGGCAATAAATCCAAACAGTGGGTCAACAGAACCGTAATACATGCCTAGTAGCAAGCCAGCAACAGCCGCCAGTGCGGCACCAATAATAAAGGTGGCCGAGATAATACGGTTGGTATCAATGCCCAGCAGGCTGGCCATGCCAAGATCCTGAGAGACAGCACGGCAAGCGCGGCCGGTGCGAGACCGGGAAATGAACAGCGAGAGCGCCGTCATGCAAACCAGAGTGGTTATAAAAATAGTGATCTGCATGTAAGACAGCGACATCTCGAAATGCCCGTCAGAGCCAAAGTTAAACCCGCCCTCAATCAGTGCGGGAAAACCGATGTTGCGGGAGCCCTGAGCGAGGTGCACGTAGTTCTGCAGGAAGATGGACATGCCGATGGCAGAAATCAGAGGGATCAGGCGATGCCGGCCACGCACAGGGCGATAGGCGACACGTTCGACGGCCCAACCCATGGAACTGGAAACGATTATAGCGCACAGAAGCGCAACGATAAGGATCAGGGGAAGCCAGGCGAGCCCGAGGGCTGTTAGGCCTGTAATGGCAATAAGCGCGGTATAAGCGCCGATCATGTAGATCTCACCATGGGCAAAGTTGATCATGCCAATGATGCCGTAAACCATCGTATAACCGATGGCAATCAGAGCGTAAGCGCTCCCAATCGTCAGCCCGTTAATAAGCTGTTGAGAAAAATACAGGAGGTCTTGCATTGTTGTTTGACTCCGGAGGCCTGCTCCCTCCCCTGAAACACCCCAATCCCGGGGTGACCAGATTGAGTATGAGGCAGGATCTAAAGGAGCCTAGAAAAACACCTTCTCCCGGATCGCGGTGAGAAGGTGTTTTCATGATTACCGTTTATTAACGATTCGGCTTAGTTTACCGGAGTTTTGCTGCCATCTGAATGCCATTCGAACACAACAAATTCAAATGACTTCATGTCGCCTGCTTTGTCATACTCAACCGCGCCAATAGGCGTCTCAAAGGTACCGCTGCGCAACGCTGCAGCAACGTCAAACGGGTCTTTGGATTGAGCCGCTTCAATACCGTCAGCAACCAGCTGAACGGCGGTGTAGGAGGTCAGCACGAACGGGCCTGAAGGATCTTCACCCTTGGCTTCGAATGCCTTTACCAGTTCCTGGTTTTCTGCTTTTTGGTCGAAGCTTGGGGGCAGGGTTACCAGAAGCCCTTCGGCGGCTTCACCGGCAATGGTGTTGATGTCTTTGTTACCAACGCCTTCCGGGCCCATGAATTTAGTATCCAGACCTGCCTGGCGCGCCTGGCGCAGAATCAGGCCCAGCTCAGGGTGATAGCCGCCAAAGTACACGTAATCCACATTGGCTTGCTTGAGCTTGGTGACCAGGGATGAGAAGTCTTTGCTGCCGGCAGTAACACCTTCAAACATGGCAATTTCGATGCCTTTGTCTTTCAGCGTGTCACGGACTGCTGTCGCAATGCCCTCACCGTACTGCTGCTTATCGTGAATGATCGCAACACGCTCCGGGTTCTGGCTCGCGATGTAGTTGCCGGCAACTGGGCCCTGCATGCTGTCGAGCCCGATGGTGCGGAAAATCAGCTTATAGCCGCGCTCTGTAATTTTCGGGCTAGTTGAGGCCGGCGTTATCATCAGAATGCCTTCGTCCTCATAAATGTCTGAGGCGGGCTGGGTCGAGCTCGAGCAGAGATGGCCAACAACAAAGCGCACGCCATCGTTAACCATCCGGTTTGCAACCGTAACGGCCTGCTTGGGGTCGCAAACGTCGTCGTATTCTACAGCGACCAGTTTCTCGCCCATTACGCCACCATCGGCGTTGATCCGCTCAATGGCCATGCGGGTGCCGGAAAATTGCATGTCGCCATACTGGGCAACTGGCCCGGTCATGGGTCCTGCGACGCCAATCTTGATTTCGGCGGCAGCGTTGCCAGCAGCCATAAGGGCAACGGAAGCACTAACGGCGGTAACGAGTTTTTTTACTGAAATTGTCATTGTGGTTGTCCTGTATTTTCAGGGTTATTTTTATAGTCTCAGTGGGTAAAAAACACTACCTATGCGACCTTGTCAAGTTGACCGTCGGCTGGGCTAGCGATTTAATATTTTGCTGGCAAAAAGGCTCTTGCATTCGATAGTGCAAAAACCTCTAATAGTTAGTGGTGTAAATAAAAAGCGGAAGGCCTCATTGGAGCAGTAACACAGTGAAAAATTATGAACATGTTCTGGTAGCACTTAGGCGTGTTATCCGGGCAACGGATCTTCATTCCAAGCGTCTTAGCAAGAATGCAGGGCTCACCGGCCCGCAACTCTTAATTATGCGGACAATCCGGACTCTGGGTGAGGTAACGATCGGCACCATCGCTGACAAGGTCAGCCTCAGCCAAGCCACGGTTACGACTATCCTTGATCGCCTAGAGCTTCGGCAGCTGGTTTACCGCGTTCGCAGCACTCAAGATAAGCGCAAGGTTCACGCGCACCTTACAGACAGTGGTGCAGACTTACTTTCTCGTGCACCGAATCCTCTGCAGGAAGATTTCATTAAGAAGTTCCAGAACCTGCATGAGTGGGAGCAGAACATGATTTTGGCATCTCTTCAGCGGGTTGCGAACATGATGGATGCCGACGACATCGATGCCTCACCGGTACTGGATGTTGGTCCTGTGCTGAAGGACGATGGCTGGAAGGAAAAGGCCTGAGCCTTTTCCTTCCTCCGGTTTAGTGCACAGATGAGTCTGTTCTGGGTTTGTTGCCGAAGCACGCCTGGAACACATCGTTGTAATGCTTGGCGAAATTCACCGTTAGGCCTTCCCGAAGATAATCCGGTAGTTCCTCATAATCCCCGCGATTGGCCTCTGGCAGAATTAAATTGCTGATTTTCTGCCTGCGGGCCGCAATGACTTTTTCACGAATGCCGCCAACAGGCAGCACTTGGCCAGTAAGCGTTAGCTCCCCGGTCATCGCCGTATTCTTCTGAGGGGCTTCCCTGCGGGCGATAGAGAGCAGGGCGGTTGCCATGGTGACACCGGCGCTGGGGCCATCTTTCGGCGTTGCGCCTTCGGGCACATGAAGATGCACGAATGACTTATCGAAAAAACCAGGGTTGCCCTTAAACCGCTTTAAGTTTGAGCAAACGTAACTGTAGGCGATTTCTGCCGATTCTTTCATGACATCACCAAGCTGGCCGGTCAGCTTGAAGCCGCGCTGGCTGCTGTGCACCCGCGCGGCTTCTATACCTAGGGTTACGCCGCCCATGGCCGTCCAGGCCAGCCCGGTTACTACCCCAACACCCTTAAGTGATTTCTCCTTTCGGAACGCTGGCTGGCCCAGATATTCCTGCAAATCGGATACCCCTACTTTCACCGGTTTGTTCGGCGATTCCAGCAATTTTACGATGCCCTTGCGCATGATTTTGTGCAGCAGCTTTTCCAGATTTCGCACGCCGGCTTCGCGGGCATAACCCTCGATTACCTGGCGGATAGCGGCGTTCGTTATGTTGAACTGCTTTTTAAGTAGCCCGGCCCGCTTCAGCAGGCGCGGCATAAGATGATGTTTGGCGATGGTCAGCTTTTCTTCGCTTATATAACCAGACAAGCGGATAACATCCATCCGATCCAGAAGCGGCCGGGGAATGGTGTCGAGCTGATTGGCCGTGCAGATAAACAACACTTTGGACAGATCCATGCGGACATCCAAGTAGTGATCCAGAAATTCCTTGTTCTGCTCCGGGTCCAGAGTCTCCAAAAGGGCAGAGGCTGGGTCACCCTGATAGGAAGCGCCGATCTTGTCGATCTCATCCAACATGATCACTGGGTTGGCTACTTTGGTCTCTTTCAGTGCCTGCACAAACTTGCCAGGCATGGCGCCGATATAGGTGCGTCTGTGGCCTTTGATTTCCGCCTCATCGCGCATGCCGCCAACACTGAGCCGATAAAACTTACGCCCGAGAGCATCCGCCACTGAGTGACCGATGGACGTTTTGCCTACGCCCGGCGGGCCAACAAGCAGCAAAATCGAGCCGCTGACTTCGCCTTTGAATGTGCCTTCTGCAAGAAATTCAATGATCCGATCTTTAACGTCATCCAGACCGTCGTGATCCCGATCCAGAATGCGACGGCCTTCTGTCAGATCAAATTGATCCTCAGAGTGCTGGCCCCAAGGAACCTGACTCAGCCAGTCCAGATAATTGCGGGTAACGCCATATTCCGGCGAGCCCTGTTCCAGAATCCGTAGTTTCTGCAATTCCTCGTCAAAACGTTCCTGCACGGCCTCGGGTAAGTCCAGCTCCGCCATTCTGGCTTCAAAGCGCTCGGCATCCGCCGTTTTATCGTCTTTAGACATGCCCAGCTCGCGCTGGATGACCTTCAGTTGTTCTTTTAGAAAGAAGTCACGTTGGTGCTTTTGCACCTTTTCGTTCACTTCTTCACTGATCTCAGATTGCAGGCGTGCCACCTCCAGCTCTTTGCGCATCAACAGCAGCACTTTTCCCATGCGCCTCAGCAAAGGCACTGTATCCAGAATATCCTGCAGTTCGTGACCGGCGGCGCTGGTCATCGATGCGCCAAAATCCGTCAGCGGGGAGCTGTCCTCCGGGCCGAAACGCGACAGGTATTGCTTTACTTCCTCGCCATACAGCGGGTTGGTGCGCAGCAGCTCTTTTATGGCGCTGATGATGGCCAGCGTGTAGGCCTTGGTTTCATCCGCATCTTCTTTTGGTTCCTGCGGGTATTCTACTTCTACCAAGTAGGGCGGTTTGCGGCGTAGCCATCGCACAATCCGAAAGCGTTGCAAGCCCTGGGCAATAAACTGGAGGTTGCCGTCCTTATTCCGGGCGTGATGAACGCGCACTGCGCAACCAACCGTCGCCAGTTCATCGCTCTGCGGCACGCCCTGTTCTGACTGGATATCATCAACAAAACAAATGCCAAGCATTTTGTGGTCGGTTTCGCCGACGCGCTTGAGCGTTTCTTGCCAGTGGTTCTGATTAACCATCACTGGCTGTACCTGCGCGGAGAAAAACGGCCGGTTTGATACTGGCAGCACATACATCTGTTTGGGCATAGATTGCTGAGGCAGAGCAAGTTCTTTGCTGTTTTTGTTCTTGCCGACGTACTCGGTGAGATCTTCGTCGAATTCTGCCAGCGAGTCGTTATCGTTGTCGTGATTCATGCCGTATCTGCTTCCTAGTACGAGAAGTGTCCCACTACTTACTAGAGCTGAAAGTCAGATTTTCAAGCGCAAGCCCAATTAAAGCCCCCGCAGGAAGGCATGCCAAGCTGCGTGCTCTTGAATTCCGGCAGCGGGCGCCCCATCTATGCTCTAATCCCTAAAAACTGTTTCAAGGTGCCTGATATGAGCAGCTCCCCCCATATATTCGAAGCCACCATGGAAAACTTCCAGCAGGAGGTAATGGAGGCCTCTTCGTCCACGCCAGTGCTTGTGGATGTTTGGGCCGAATGGTGCGCGCCCTGTAAACAGCTCCTGCCTTTGTTAGAAAAGCTGGTGGGCGAATACCAGGGCGCATTCCGGCTTGCCAAGGTGAATGCGGATGAGCAAGAACAGCTCACATCCAGCCTGGGTGTGCGTGCCCTGCCCACGATTATTCTGGTGAAAGATGGCGAAGCTGTAGATGGCTTTAACTCTGCCCTGCCAGAGAGCGAGATCCGCAAGGTGCTGGAGAAGCATATAAAGCTGCCTGAGGAAGACCCTTACGAGAAAGCACACCGCATCTGGGGCGAAGGCGATATAGACGGCGCGCTGGGTATTCTCACCGAGATGAACCAGAAAGATCCGGAGAACCTGAAGGTGCTGATCGACCTAGCTCAGCTGAAAGCTGAAAGCGGCGACCTAGAAACCGCTGAGCAGGTGCTTGAAAGCCTGCCGCCGGAGGAAAAACTGCAACACCAGGCCAAACAGTTGGCGGCCAGAATAAAGTTCCTGAAGCAGTCTGCAGAACTCCCGCCTGTGAAAGATCTGGAAATGGCGCTAGAGCAGGATCCGAAAGATCCTAACGCCTTGCACTTGCTGGCACTTCACAATGTGCTGAAAGAGAATAACGCTGAAGCCATGGAGTTACTGA from Marinobacter sp. LV10R510-11A harbors:
- a CDS encoding MarR family winged helix-turn-helix transcriptional regulator, which gives rise to MKNYEHVLVALRRVIRATDLHSKRLSKNAGLTGPQLLIMRTIRTLGEVTIGTIADKVSLSQATVTTILDRLELRQLVYRVRSTQDKRKVHAHLTDSGADLLSRAPNPLQEDFIKKFQNLHEWEQNMILASLQRVANMMDADDIDASPVLDVGPVLKDDGWKEKA
- the lon gene encoding endopeptidase La → MNHDNDNDSLAEFDEDLTEYVGKNKNSKELALPQQSMPKQMYVLPVSNRPFFSAQVQPVMVNQNHWQETLKRVGETDHKMLGICFVDDIQSEQGVPQSDELATVGCAVRVHHARNKDGNLQFIAQGLQRFRIVRWLRRKPPYLVEVEYPQEPKEDADETKAYTLAIISAIKELLRTNPLYGEEVKQYLSRFGPEDSSPLTDFGASMTSAAGHELQDILDTVPLLRRMGKVLLLMRKELEVARLQSEISEEVNEKVQKHQRDFFLKEQLKVIQRELGMSKDDKTADAERFEARMAELDLPEAVQERFDEELQKLRILEQGSPEYGVTRNYLDWLSQVPWGQHSEDQFDLTEGRRILDRDHDGLDDVKDRIIEFLAEGTFKGEVSGSILLLVGPPGVGKTSIGHSVADALGRKFYRLSVGGMRDEAEIKGHRRTYIGAMPGKFVQALKETKVANPVIMLDEIDKIGASYQGDPASALLETLDPEQNKEFLDHYLDVRMDLSKVLFICTANQLDTIPRPLLDRMDVIRLSGYISEEKLTIAKHHLMPRLLKRAGLLKKQFNITNAAIRQVIEGYAREAGVRNLEKLLHKIMRKGIVKLLESPNKPVKVGVSDLQEYLGQPAFRKEKSLKGVGVVTGLAWTAMGGVTLGIEAARVHSSQRGFKLTGQLGDVMKESAEIAYSYVCSNLKRFKGNPGFFDKSFVHLHVPEGATPKDGPSAGVTMATALLSIARREAPQKNTAMTGELTLTGQVLPVGGIREKVIAARRQKISNLILPEANRGDYEELPDYLREGLTVNFAKHYNDVFQACFGNKPRTDSSVH
- a CDS encoding branched-chain amino acid ABC transporter substrate-binding protein, with the protein product MTISVKKLVTAVSASVALMAAGNAAAEIKIGVAGPMTGPVAQYGDMQFSGTRMAIERINADGGVMGEKLVAVEYDDVCDPKQAVTVANRMVNDGVRFVVGHLCSSSTQPASDIYEDEGILMITPASTSPKITERGYKLIFRTIGLDSMQGPVAGNYIASQNPERVAIIHDKQQYGEGIATAVRDTLKDKGIEIAMFEGVTAGSKDFSSLVTKLKQANVDYVYFGGYHPELGLILRQARQAGLDTKFMGPEGVGNKDINTIAGEAAEGLLVTLPPSFDQKAENQELVKAFEAKGEDPSGPFVLTSYTAVQLVADGIEAAQSKDPFDVAAALRSGTFETPIGAVEYDKAGDMKSFEFVVFEWHSDGSKTPVN
- a CDS encoding thioredoxin family protein; translation: MSSSPHIFEATMENFQQEVMEASSSTPVLVDVWAEWCAPCKQLLPLLEKLVGEYQGAFRLAKVNADEQEQLTSSLGVRALPTIILVKDGEAVDGFNSALPESEIRKVLEKHIKLPEEDPYEKAHRIWGEGDIDGALGILTEMNQKDPENLKVLIDLAQLKAESGDLETAEQVLESLPPEEKLQHQAKQLAARIKFLKQSAELPPVKDLEMALEQDPKDPNALHLLALHNVLKENNAEAMELLIRLMRVDSKYKDEVAKITLVELFEKLGNDNPDVRIYRRKLYTMMH
- the livM gene encoding high-affinity branched-chain amino acid ABC transporter permease LivM, with translation MAANNYRHALFCAIITLIISVPILGLNLEAEGVNITLTGATTSTYIAIALAAVSVFVFQAFRDSLMGMRGTLGTLPKLNPLAKKEPMEQSKRVKLEFWVMTGLVVLALFWPFFVSRGSVDLATLVLIYIMLALGLNVVVGLAGLLDLGYVAFYAVGAYTFALLSQYTGISFWMALPLGALLAGLFGLLLGFPVLRLRGDYLAIVTLGFGEIIRILLNNWTSVTGGPNGIGGIPDPTLFGMEFGRRVKEEGNTSFHETFGIAYSGEHKVIFLYLIALVLAVITALIIRRFMRMPVGRAWEALREDEIAARSLGLSRTAVKLSAFTIGAFFAGFAGTVFASKQGFISPESFVFLESAIILAIVVLGGMGSQLGVILAAIAVTILPELAREFSEYRMLIFGAAMVLMMVWRPQGMLPMRRIHIKLHKQE
- the livG gene encoding high-affinity branched-chain amino acid ABC transporter ATP-binding protein LivG; protein product: MLEVQNLSMRFGGLLAVDKVSLDVQEREIVSIIGPNGAGKTTVFNCMSGFYKPTGGKILFEGKEMQGKPDHKISRLGMVRTFQHVRLFTQMSVVENLLVAQHRHLNTNMLAGLLNTPNYRVREQKALDRAAYWLERVGLLDLANRDAGNLAYGQQRRLEIARCMVTEPKLLMLDEPAAGLNPAETKELNQLIVSLKEDYNVSVVLIEHDMSLVMDISDRINVINQGKPLACGTPEEIRHNDDVIKAYLGEA
- the livH gene encoding high-affinity branched-chain amino acid ABC transporter permease LivH → MQDLLYFSQQLINGLTIGSAYALIAIGYTMVYGIIGMINFAHGEIYMIGAYTALIAITGLTALGLAWLPLILIVALLCAIIVSSSMGWAVERVAYRPVRGRHRLIPLISAIGMSIFLQNYVHLAQGSRNIGFPALIEGGFNFGSDGHFEMSLSYMQITIFITTLVCMTALSLFISRSRTGRACRAVSQDLGMASLLGIDTNRIISATFIIGAALAAVAGLLLGMYYGSVDPLFGFIAGLKAFTAAVLGGIGSIPGAMLGGLILGVSESLTSGYLSGEYKDVVSFGLLILILLFKPTGLLGKPEVEKI
- a CDS encoding ABC transporter ATP-binding protein translates to MLVLEDVHTHYGKIEALHGVSVEVNRGEIVSLIGANGAGKTTLLMTVCGTPQASSGRIILEGQDITNKPTAQIMRSGLAIVPEGRRIFSGLTVEENLHMGGFFNTKSEIRKSQAHVYELFPRLKERELQRAGTMSGGEQQMLAIGRALMSRPTMIILDEPSLGLAPLIIKQIFEIIGHLRDEGITVFLVEQNAHKALHLADRGYVLETGKIRLHDTGKNLLANPDVQNAYLGG